In a single window of the Natronosalvus caseinilyticus genome:
- a CDS encoding aldehyde dehydrogenase family protein, translating to MPNTFSIDADWNALYIDGEWTESDGDEEISVDDPSSREEIARVPAGTEADVDAAFEAAASAQAEWREAPPIERERVALEVANLLQEYEDEIVDLLAHEAGGSRIMGETSVQIAADQAMEAATLPRRMKGEQADSNVPGKENLVRREPQGVVTVISPWNFPLNLSGRAVAPAIATGNAVVLKPASNTPITGGLLIAKLYEEAGLPDGLLNVVTGSGSEIGDPVVAHPESDVVAFTGSTPVGRGVATTGGENLSVIALELGGNNGHIVTADADLEAAVDSAVFGTFVHQGQVCISINRHIVHEDVYDEYVDRLTDRAESLPVGSAHDPDTVVGPVIDESQRDEMLGYVEETVEAGATLETGGETVPMDSGGDGGPDERENGPSDSLLVAPTVLSGVTNDMAAACNEHFGPIAPVISVSSVDEAIEVHNDTEYGLSGSVHAGDVGTGMQIAERMETGMVHVNDQPVNDEAHVPFSGTKASGVGGYNGTDIMDEMTEKKWISLQHDRREYPF from the coding sequence ATGCCGAATACCTTCTCGATCGACGCAGACTGGAACGCACTCTACATAGACGGCGAATGGACGGAATCAGACGGCGACGAAGAAATCTCTGTCGATGATCCCTCGAGTCGCGAGGAAATCGCCCGCGTCCCTGCGGGGACGGAAGCCGACGTCGACGCAGCGTTCGAGGCCGCGGCATCGGCACAGGCCGAGTGGCGAGAGGCCCCACCCATCGAGCGCGAGCGCGTCGCCCTCGAGGTGGCGAACCTGCTTCAGGAGTACGAAGACGAAATCGTGGACCTCCTGGCCCACGAGGCGGGCGGCTCTCGGATCATGGGCGAAACGTCGGTCCAGATCGCCGCGGACCAGGCGATGGAGGCCGCGACGCTCCCCCGCCGCATGAAGGGCGAGCAGGCCGACTCGAACGTGCCGGGCAAGGAAAACCTCGTCAGGCGAGAACCGCAGGGCGTCGTCACGGTCATCTCGCCGTGGAACTTCCCCCTCAATCTCTCGGGGCGGGCCGTCGCGCCCGCCATCGCGACCGGCAACGCCGTCGTGCTCAAACCCGCGTCGAACACGCCGATCACGGGCGGGCTCCTGATCGCGAAACTGTACGAAGAGGCGGGCTTGCCGGATGGCCTCCTGAACGTCGTCACCGGGAGCGGTTCAGAGATTGGCGATCCGGTGGTCGCTCACCCCGAGAGCGACGTCGTCGCGTTCACCGGTTCGACCCCGGTCGGCCGCGGCGTCGCGACGACCGGCGGCGAGAACCTCTCCGTGATCGCGCTCGAGTTGGGCGGAAACAACGGACACATCGTGACTGCCGACGCCGACCTCGAGGCGGCCGTCGATTCGGCGGTCTTCGGGACCTTCGTCCACCAGGGACAGGTCTGTATCTCCATCAACCGCCACATCGTGCACGAGGACGTCTACGACGAGTACGTCGATCGGCTCACCGACCGCGCTGAATCTCTCCCGGTCGGCAGCGCTCACGACCCCGATACGGTGGTCGGCCCGGTCATCGACGAATCCCAGCGCGACGAGATGCTGGGCTACGTCGAGGAGACGGTCGAGGCCGGGGCGACGCTCGAGACGGGCGGCGAGACGGTACCGATGGATAGCGGTGGCGATGGAGGACCTGACGAGCGCGAAAACGGACCCAGCGACTCCCTGCTCGTCGCCCCAACTGTACTCTCCGGCGTCACGAACGACATGGCCGCCGCGTGCAACGAACACTTCGGCCCCATCGCGCCGGTGATCAGCGTCTCGAGCGTCGACGAGGCGATCGAGGTCCACAACGACACCGAGTACGGCCTCTCGGGATCGGTCCACGCCGGCGACGTCGGAACGGGAATGCAAATCGCCGAGCGGATGGAGACGGGAATGGTCCACGTCAACGACCAGCCGGTCAACGACGAGGCTCACGTTCCGTTCAGCGGCACGAAGGCGTCCGGTGTCGGCGGCTACAACGGGACTGACATCATGGACGAGATGACCGAGAAGAAGTGGATCTCGCTCCAGCACGACCGTCGGGAGTATCCGTTCTAA
- a CDS encoding PQQ-dependent sugar dehydrogenase, whose translation MKPHDNGRAPDNEQASDTARTTLDGELRDGTSRRTWPSRRTFLRATATAGAVAGLSGLTVAQEETTFELGGVTSGWEGRSPSDIEGETNPTLTLEAGQTYSITWENVDGLPHDIIILDADGNDIVGTEIMSEQGETQTLEFEATEEMAEYYCSVHPGSMRGDIQIGEPADGADGDETEEDVSDVIGEGPTIGLERVAGGFVSPVGFEVAPGQQNCYYVLDQPGQIYHVDANGSEPTEFLDLTDRMVEVGAATDAGFDERGLLGLAFHPEYQENRRLFVYYSAPLREDSSDGSAESGDEAETGDDSSDDANETDSTTDENASDDSEADDENASDDENGSEDSSEEDEAEESYDHTAVLAEFQATEDFASVDLDSERILIEVDQPQFNHNGGPVVFGPDGYLYWALGDGGGADDIGFGHLEDWYDENEGGNAQNTTETLLGGIHRIDVDSEGEDDKPYAIPDDNPFVDSEDGFDEYFAWGLRNPWRVSFDGEGRLFVADVGQNLYEEVNIVENGGNYGWNVKEGIECFSTADPNAPPSECPSQTPDDVRGGEPLLDPVIHYPHQVGEETIGISITGGYVYEGEAAPALEGHYVFGDWSDAFERPSGALFASPLEEYEPMADRSEEDLWDIIRLSVANAPENAINRFVLSFGRDHDGELYVLTTARYTDGETGEVYRIVSEEDGEEIEPHEDSVAQETGEEEGDEEDGEGDESETDDDESDAGDDTEQDEGTDDGNETADGNETADGNETESNGGDENDTA comes from the coding sequence ATGAAACCACACGACAACGGACGGGCACCTGACAACGAACAGGCGTCCGACACCGCACGGACGACACTCGACGGGGAATTACGCGACGGAACGAGTCGACGAACGTGGCCGTCACGACGAACCTTTCTCCGGGCGACCGCTACGGCGGGCGCCGTAGCCGGCCTCAGCGGACTCACTGTCGCCCAGGAAGAAACGACGTTCGAACTCGGCGGCGTCACCTCCGGCTGGGAGGGGCGGTCGCCATCCGATATCGAAGGGGAGACGAATCCGACGCTGACGCTCGAGGCCGGCCAGACGTATTCGATAACCTGGGAGAACGTCGACGGCCTTCCACACGACATCATTATTCTCGACGCGGACGGGAACGACATCGTCGGGACGGAAATAATGAGCGAGCAGGGCGAAACCCAAACCCTCGAGTTCGAGGCGACCGAGGAGATGGCGGAGTACTACTGCTCAGTCCATCCGGGATCGATGCGCGGCGACATCCAGATCGGCGAACCAGCCGACGGTGCCGACGGCGACGAGACTGAGGAGGACGTGAGCGACGTCATCGGCGAGGGCCCCACGATCGGCCTCGAGCGCGTCGCCGGTGGGTTCGTCTCGCCGGTCGGGTTCGAGGTGGCACCCGGGCAGCAAAATTGCTACTACGTACTCGATCAACCGGGTCAGATCTACCACGTCGATGCCAACGGTAGCGAACCGACGGAGTTCCTCGACCTCACCGACCGAATGGTCGAGGTCGGCGCCGCGACGGATGCGGGGTTCGACGAGCGCGGCCTCCTCGGCCTCGCATTCCACCCCGAGTACCAGGAGAATCGCCGGCTCTTCGTCTACTACAGCGCGCCCCTGCGTGAGGACTCGAGCGACGGTAGCGCCGAGAGCGGGGACGAAGCCGAAACCGGTGACGACTCGAGCGACGATGCGAACGAAACCGACAGTACCACAGACGAGAACGCGAGTGACGACAGCGAGGCCGACGACGAAAACGCAAGCGACGACGAGAACGGCAGCGAAGACTCGAGCGAGGAGGACGAAGCGGAAGAGTCCTACGACCACACGGCCGTCCTCGCCGAGTTCCAGGCGACGGAGGACTTCGCGTCGGTCGACCTCGATTCGGAGCGGATTCTCATCGAGGTGGACCAACCGCAGTTCAACCACAACGGCGGCCCCGTCGTATTCGGGCCGGACGGCTACCTGTACTGGGCACTGGGCGACGGCGGCGGAGCGGACGACATCGGCTTCGGCCACCTGGAAGACTGGTACGACGAGAACGAGGGCGGCAACGCCCAGAACACGACCGAGACCCTGCTCGGCGGGATTCACCGGATCGACGTCGACAGCGAAGGCGAGGACGACAAACCCTACGCCATCCCGGACGACAACCCGTTCGTCGACAGCGAGGATGGCTTCGACGAGTACTTCGCCTGGGGGCTTCGCAACCCGTGGCGTGTCTCGTTCGACGGCGAGGGTCGTCTCTTCGTCGCAGACGTCGGGCAGAACCTGTACGAAGAGGTCAACATCGTCGAGAACGGCGGCAACTACGGCTGGAACGTCAAGGAGGGCATCGAGTGCTTCTCGACGGCCGATCCGAACGCTCCGCCCTCGGAGTGCCCGTCGCAAACTCCCGATGACGTTCGCGGCGGCGAACCGCTGCTCGATCCCGTCATCCACTACCCACACCAGGTCGGCGAGGAGACCATCGGCATCTCGATTACCGGCGGCTACGTCTACGAGGGCGAGGCGGCACCGGCGCTCGAGGGCCACTACGTCTTCGGCGACTGGAGCGACGCGTTCGAACGACCGTCGGGGGCGCTCTTCGCGTCGCCGCTCGAGGAGTACGAGCCGATGGCCGATCGAAGCGAGGAGGACCTGTGGGACATCATCCGGCTTTCGGTTGCCAACGCGCCCGAGAATGCGATCAACCGATTCGTCCTCTCGTTCGGTCGGGACCACGACGGCGAACTGTACGTCCTGACGACGGCACGGTACACCGACGGCGAAACGGGCGAAGTGTACCGTATCGTCTCGGAGGAAGATGGCGAGGAGATCGAACCGCACGAAGATTCGGTCGCACAGGAGACGGGTGAGGAAGAAGGCGACGAAGAAGACGGTGAAGGAGACGAAAGCGAGACGGACGACGATGAAAGCGATGCGGGTGACGATACGGAGCAGGACGAAGGAACGGACGACGGGAACGAGACCGCCGACGGAAACGAGACCGCCGACGGAAACGAGACCGAATCAAACGGGGGTGACGAGAACGATACCGCGTGA